A genomic window from Synechococcus sp. UW179A includes:
- a CDS encoding Nif11-like leader peptide family natural product precursor: MSREALSSFVHALEHSAALRRQLHACSDDAEIVSLARSLDFAVNRADLIEDKQASTLESWFSRSALGIRPPGCTN; the protein is encoded by the coding sequence ATGAGCCGAGAAGCATTGAGTTCTTTTGTTCATGCGCTCGAACACAGTGCAGCGCTCAGACGACAACTGCATGCATGTTCAGATGATGCTGAGATCGTTTCCTTGGCAAGAAGTCTCGACTTCGCAGTAAATCGTGCTGATCTGATCGAAGACAAGCAGGCATCGACCTTGGAGAGCTGGTTCAGCCGCAGTGCTCTGGGAATCCGGCCGCCCGGCTGCACCAATTGA